Part of the Geoalkalibacter ferrihydriticus DSM 17813 genome is shown below.
CGCAAGACCATCTCCTTCAGTGAGGTGGCGGGCAGCGGTAAGAACCAGATCAGCTTTGCCGAGGTCGAGATTGAGAAGGCTGTGACCTACGCTGCCGAAGACGCCGACGTCACTCTGCAGCTATACGAAAAACTCAAACCCATGCTCAAGGAGGCCGAGCAGGAAAAGCTGTTTCATGAGGTGGAGATGCCCCTGGTGGGGATTCTTGCTGATATGGAATGGCAAGGGGTGCGGGTCGATTCGGTGGTTCTGGGATCCCTTTCCAGGGAACTGGAAGAAAAACTTGCCGCCCTGGAAAAGGAGATCCACGAACTGGCGGGCTGCTCCTTCAATATCGGCTCGCCCAAACAGATCGGCGAGGTGCTTTTCGAAAAACTCAAGTTGCCGCGCGGACGCAAGACCAAGACCGGCTGGTCGACGGATGTGGAGGTGCTGCAAAAACTCGCCGAGGAGCACGCCATTGCCGCGCGCATCCTTGATCACCGCAGCCTCGCCAAGCTCAAGGGCACCTACACCGATGCCCTGCCCAAGCTGGTCCATCCCGACACCGGGCGTATCCACACCAGTTTCAACCAGACGGTGACCGCCACCGGACGGCTCTCATCCAGTGATCCCAATCTGCAGAACATTCCCATCCGCAGCGAGGAGGGGCGGCGCATCCGCGAGGCCTTTATCCCCGCCGAGGGCAATGTGCTGCTCGCCGCCGACTACTCGCAGATCGAACTGCGTATCCTCGCCCATCTCGCCGATGAAGAAATGTTGCAGGAGAGTTTCGCCCGCGGCGAGGATATTCACCGCCGCACCGCCTGCGAGATCTTCGGCGGATTCCCCGAGATGGTCAGCGATGAGCAGCGCCGTCAGGCCAAGACCATCAACTTCGGCGTACTCTACGGCATGGGCGCCTTCAGTCTGGCAAAAAGCCTCGGGATCGACAGGAAAAAAGCACAAACTTTTATCGATGCCTATTTCGAGCGCCTGCCGCGCGTCGCCGATTTTCTTGAAGCCTGCCGCGTAGAGGCACGCCAGAACAAGTATGTCAAAACCCTCCTCGGCCGGCGTTGCGCCATCCCCGAAATTGACAGCCCCAACCAGGGCGTACGGTCCTATGCCGAGCGCAACGCCATCAATTATCCCTTGCAGGGTTCGGCCGCTGATATCATCAAGGTGGCCATGGTGCGGGTGTTCGCACGTCTGCGTCAGGAAGGGCTGCAAACCAAGATGGTCTTGCAGGTGCATGACGAACTGGTTTTCGAAGTGCCCGAAAACGAACTGGAGCAGGCGCGCGAGCTGATTCGTCGCGAGATGCAAGGGGCGGTCCAACTCAAGGTGCCCCTCGATGTCGACATCGGTGTCGGCAAAAACTGGCGCGAGGCCCACTGAAGCCATGAATTCCTTTGCCCGGCGATTGCAATGGCTGCTGGCCCTGGTGCTGATTCTCAACACCCTGGTGATTGCCTTGCATGGCGTTTCCGCCTGGCGCTCCATCGCGCAGGCGCGGCAAAATCTGGTGGAGCTGGGCGAAACCATTACGCGCTCCTTTGCCGGCGGGCAGCGCTTTTTCATGCGCCGCGCGGGTTTCACCCCGGCGGAGGCCGAGCAGTATCTGCAGGAGTTCTTCCAGCAGCAGGCGGTGGAGAATTTCGTCCTTTATGACGGCGACGGCCAGGTGATTCTCGCGCTCAGGCCGGAGCTGCCGCTGCCCCTCGACACGGCGGTGGAAGAGCGTAGGGTGCGCGAAAACGCCGACCTTTTGATTCTTTACCAGCCGTTCAAGCCGCATCTGCCGACGGGTATGATGGGGCGTGGTCGGGGCATGATGGAGAGCCCTTTGTGGGACCGCCCGCTGTTCACCGCCCTGGCTCTCGACAAGCAACCTCTCAACGACCTGCTGCGCCGCACCTGGCTGGAGCTCGGCCAGGTGCTCATCATTCAGTTGCTGCTGGTTGCCGCCTATCTGTACGCGCTGAAATTCATCCGCTTTCACCTCGCCACGGAAGAAAAACTCCAGGCCGCCGAACGCAACGCCGAGGTCGGGCGCTTTGCCGGCGTGCTGGCCCACGAGATCAAAAATCCCCTGAGCGCCATGGGCGGCTTTATTGATTACGCCGCCGACAAACAGCAGGACGAGAAGGTGCGTGATGTGCTTGGACGCGCCCGCGAGGAGGTGCGGAGGCTGGACGGCATCGTCAATGGTTTTCTGGCTTACGGCAAGGAAACTGTGCTCGAGAAAAGCGATTGCGAACTGCGTGCCCTCGTCGAGCGGGCGGCGGAATTGCTGCTGTATGAGTTGGACGGCAAGGGTTTGCAGTTGGACTTGGGTGGTCTGACTTT
Proteins encoded:
- a CDS encoding ATP-binding protein; its protein translation is MNSFARRLQWLLALVLILNTLVIALHGVSAWRSIAQARQNLVELGETITRSFAGGQRFFMRRAGFTPAEAEQYLQEFFQQQAVENFVLYDGDGQVILALRPELPLPLDTAVEERRVRENADLLILYQPFKPHLPTGMMGRGRGMMESPLWDRPLFTALALDKQPLNDLLRRTWLELGQVLIIQLLLVAAYLYALKFIRFHLATEEKLQAAERNAEVGRFAGVLAHEIKNPLSAMGGFIDYAADKQQDEKVRDVLGRAREEVRRLDGIVNGFLAYGKETVLEKSDCELRALVERAAELLLYELDGKGLQLDLGGLTFNVHADGDKLLQVLFNLLLNAVQAAPDKSVIQVRLDAEKRSLKVENAVAAPVQGDPEELFRPFVTSRAQGAGLGLPISRKILELHGYAICIEKTEPFVVLVQF
- the polA gene encoding DNA polymerase I, yielding MTDQPKRLYLIDGSSYIYRAYFAIRHLSNSKGQATNAVYGFTNMLLKVMREHAPDHLAVVFDAKGPTFRKDIYPEYKANRAAMPEDLVPQIPRIKELVRAFNLPALELQGFEADDIIATLAKKHAAQGLEVTIVSGDKDLMQVVSEQVRMLDTMKDKIYGPAEVAERFGGGPDKVVEVQALAGDSSDNIPGVPGIGEKTAVKLISQFGTVEDLLARVDEVKGKMQDKLREFGEQALLSKRLVTLRDDLELGIDYDALATGEPDRKALTALFGELEFHKLQQEFFSDAASRDDDYQGVFTTEELERLIARLEEAPRLSFDTETTGLDPLRAELVGLSLAVQPGQAWYIPLGHHYLGAPEQLDRDRVLERLRPLLEDPDKLKIAQNAKYDLLVLRRAGIEVQGADFDTMVASYLANPAAKSHGMDSLAADLLGRKTISFSEVAGSGKNQISFAEVEIEKAVTYAAEDADVTLQLYEKLKPMLKEAEQEKLFHEVEMPLVGILADMEWQGVRVDSVVLGSLSRELEEKLAALEKEIHELAGCSFNIGSPKQIGEVLFEKLKLPRGRKTKTGWSTDVEVLQKLAEEHAIAARILDHRSLAKLKGTYTDALPKLVHPDTGRIHTSFNQTVTATGRLSSSDPNLQNIPIRSEEGRRIREAFIPAEGNVLLAADYSQIELRILAHLADEEMLQESFARGEDIHRRTACEIFGGFPEMVSDEQRRQAKTINFGVLYGMGAFSLAKSLGIDRKKAQTFIDAYFERLPRVADFLEACRVEARQNKYVKTLLGRRCAIPEIDSPNQGVRSYAERNAINYPLQGSAADIIKVAMVRVFARLRQEGLQTKMVLQVHDELVFEVPENELEQARELIRREMQGAVQLKVPLDVDIGVGKNWREAH